The proteins below come from a single Triticum aestivum cultivar Chinese Spring chromosome 5D, IWGSC CS RefSeq v2.1, whole genome shotgun sequence genomic window:
- the LOC123123448 gene encoding CASP-like protein 4B3: MSSASASSEPHDAPAADSSVPASRSIAERWKMEAAPVRARLLLRAFAWLFSLLALVVMATDVHGRGGAQDFSTYPEYNYCLGMSIIALLYATAQLLRDAHRLSSGRDLVAGRKAAAVLDFAGDQVVAYSLISGLSAAAPVTDYMRQAADNLFNDSAAAAISLAFFAFLAIGLSALISGYNLSLEALV, from the exons ATGTCGTCCGCCTCAGCCAGCAGCGAGCCGCACGACGCGCCGGCCGCCGACAGCAGCGTGCCGGCGTCGAGGTCGATCGCGGAGCGGTGGAAGATGGAGGCGGCGCCGGTGCGGGCGCGGCTGCTGCTGCGGGCCTTCGCGTGGCTCTTCTCCCTGCTGGCCCTCGTCGTCATGGCCACCGACGTGCACGGCCGCGGCGGCGCCCAGGACTTCAGCACCTACCCGGAATACAA CTACTGCCTGGGCATGTCGATCATCGCGCTCCTGTACGCCACGGCGCAGCTGCTGCGCGACGCGCACAGGCTCAGCTCCGGCCGGGACCTCGTCGCCGGGCGGAAGGCGGCGGCCGTCCTCGACTTCGCCGGAGATCAG GTGGTGGCCTACTCGCTGATATCGGGCTTGTCCGCGGCGGCGCCGGTGACGGACTACATGCGCCAGGCCGCCGACAACCTGTTCAACGACTCGGCCGCGGCCGCCATTAGcctcgccttcttcgccttcttggCCATCGGCCTCTCTGCCCTCATCTCTGGGTACAATCTTTCCTTGGAAGCTCTTGTTTAG